From one Rutidosis leptorrhynchoides isolate AG116_Rl617_1_P2 unplaced genomic scaffold, CSIRO_AGI_Rlap_v1 contig274, whole genome shotgun sequence genomic stretch:
- the LOC139882475 gene encoding mitogen-activated protein kinase homolog MMK2-like: MMELSSCSGGDGSIKGVPTHGGRYVQYNVHGTLFEVPRKYIPPIRPVGRGASGFVCAAVNAETREEVAIKKVGNAFDNKIDAKRTLREIKLLRHMDHENVISIKDIIRPPLKENFNDVYIVYELMNTDLQQIIRSNKGLTDDHVRHFLYQLLRGLKYVHSANVLHRDLKPSNLLLNSNCDLKIGDFGLARTTSETDFMMEYVVTRWYRAPELLLNCSEYTAAIDIWSVGCILGEMMIREPLFPGKDYVHQLRLITELIGSPDDASLGFLRSNNARRYVRQLPQYRKQNFAARFPNMSPGAVDLLEKMLIFDPNRRVTADEALCHPYLAPLHAMNEEPACPRPFSFDFEQPSVTEENIKELIYLESLKFNPDPIH, from the exons ATGATGGAGCTGAGCTCGTGTTCGGGTGGAGATGGAAGTATCAAAGGAGTTCCAACGCATGGGGGACGATACGTGCAGTATAATGTGCACGGCACTCTCTTCGAAGTTCCTAGAAAATACATTCCTCCCATCCGTCCTGTTGGTAGAGGCGCTTCCGGTTTTGTTTG TGCTGCTGTGAATGCTGAGACACGTGAGGAAGTAGCGATAAAGAAAGTAGGAAATGCATTTGACAACAAGATCGACGCCAAGAGGACTTTACGAGAAATCAAACTTCTCCGTCACATGGACCACGAAAAC GTTATTTCAATTAAAGACATCATTCGTCCTCCTTTGAAAGAGAACTTCAACGACGTTTACATTGTTTATGAACTCATGAATACTGATCTTCAGCAGATTATTCGTTCCAATAAAGGCTTGACCGATGATCATGTTCGG CACTTCCTGTATCAGTTGTTAAGAGGACTCAAATACGTACATTCTGCCAACGTTCTGCATCGCGATTTGAAACCCAGCAATTTGCTTCTAAACTCAAATTGTGATCTCAAGATTGGAGACTTTGGTCTTGCGAGGACCACCTCCGAAACTGATTTTATGATGGAGTATGTCGTCACGCGTTGGTACAGGGCACCTGAATTGCTTCTTAACTGCTCAGAGTACACTGCAGCAATCGACATTTGGTCCGTCGGTTGCATTCTCGGCGAGATGATGATCAGAGAACCCCTCTTCCCTGGCAAAGATTACGTTCACCAATTAAGACTCATCACTGAG CTGATAGGTTCTCCTGATGACGCTAGCTTGGGATTTCTTCGTAGTAATAATGCTCGGAGATATGTAAGACAGCTACCACAATACCGAAAGCAAAATTTCGCTGCAAGATTTCCTAACATGTCTCCTGGTGCTGTCGATTTGTTGGAGAAGATGCTCATCTTTGATCCAAACAGGCGTGTTACAG CTGATGAGGCATTATGCCACCCATACTTGGCACCTTTACATGCTATGAACGAGGAGCCAGCATGTCCAAGGCCTTTCAGTTTTGATTTCGAGCAACCATCCGTTACCGAAGAGAATATCAAAGAGCTTATCTACTTGGAGTCCTTAAAATTCAATCCTGATCCAATACATTGA
- the LOC139882466 gene encoding protein BPS1, chloroplastic-like, with the protein MSRPQEPYRQFFPFGNPFRMISPKGSKLSNRLMTLLNKFEETLSERLRRLIPKNKDDILSFSWMKLAMESLCDSHNDIKTLITDLELPVSDWDEKWIDFYLDNSVKLLDVCVAFSSELSRLNQGKLLLQCLLHNLESNGHFTKAHSSLASWRHHIGQKNPRVENCFPILESLVETLDLPKVKNSAKGKVLMRAMYGVKVATIFVFRVSAVAFTGSGKKLSDLSVPETLPWAHAFSVLQSTVYEEMKNKFSSGRATVLREVDEVNVSVKKLDPVIQDTADPIEAETFKSLVTDLGSKGEELSHALDLLGKDVDGFFKIVLTSRDTLLCNLRTYSNVAHTMPKKIMREGQVGR; encoded by the coding sequence ATGAGCCGTCCACAAGAGCCATACCGCCAGTTCTTTCCTTTTGGAAATCCATTTCGGATGATATCACCCAAGGGTTCTAAACTATCCAATCGTCTTATGACTCTCTTGAACAAATTTGAGGAAACCTTGTCAGAGAGGCTGAGAAGGCTTATACCAAAGAACAAGGATGACATCCTCAGTTTCTCATGGATGAAACTAGCCATGGAGTCACTTTGTGACAGCCACAATGATATAAAAACACTCATAACTGATCTTGAGCTACCCGTGAGTGATTGGGATGAGAAGTGGATAGATTTCTACTTGGATAATAGCGTCAAGTTGCTCGATGTCTGTGTTGCGTTTAGCTCTGAACTCTCACGACTCAATCAAGGTAAGCTCCTACTCCAGTGTTTGTTGCATAACCTGGAGTCCAATGGCCACTTTACAAAGGCCCATTCTTCACTTGCCAGCTGGAGACATCACATTGGTCAAAAGAACCCCAGAGTTGAGAACTGTTTCCCCATCTTGGAAAGCCTTGTGGAAACACTGGATTTGCCTAAGGTTAAGAATTCGGCCAAAGGGAAGGTTTTGATGCGCGCTATGTATGGCGTTAAGGTGGCAACTATATTTGTCTTTAGAGTCTCGGCTGTTGCTTTCACCGGTTCCGGAAAGAAATTGTCGGATTTGAGCGTCCCCGAGACATTGCCATGGGCACATGCATTTTCTGTTTTGCAGTCTACTGTCTATGAGGAAATGAAAAACAAATTTTCCTCTGGAAGAGCTACAGTTTTGAGAGAAGTTGATGAAGTTAACGTGAGTGTTAAGAAACTGGATCCCGTAATCCAAGATACGGCGGATCCTATTGAAGCTGAGACATTCAAGAGTCTGGTGACGGATTTGGGAAGCAAGGGCGAAGAACTTTCACATgcactagatcttcttggaaaggATGTGGATGGATTTTTTAAGATAGTTCTAACTTCGCGTGATACTCTGCTTTGTAATCTTAGAACATATAGTAATGTTGCTCATACAATGCCTAAGAAAATTATGAGGGAAGGGCAAGTTGGGAGGTGA
- the LOC139882476 gene encoding sphingoid long-chain bases kinase 2, mitochondrial-like: MSMAKPSIVVRAENHPVVPDLSRDRSHFREGVSSSSRRRDLVFVVNPRGANGRTGQEWNRLIPFLRSRLESDCNICESLTSGPYHAMDVTREAIREGADAVIAVGGDGTLHGVVNGFFWAGKPVTNHNKEASRTTALGLIPLGTGSDFARTLGWNNNPHEAVERIGKGLRSPVDVGVINGESGEPHYFINVADLHLSAKAGYYASTYKRFGKLCYVFGALQAFMGHHNQNLKIKINDGEWKKYSQVTAICIGNAKYFGGGMKITPNADPSNGKFEVVILQDFKWYDFVLKLHKLYNGTHLTVKNVHSRSVHSIEVEEVSGNGNIFVQSDGEHLGFLPRKFSILPGAIEIIC, from the exons ATGTCAATGGCGAAACCGTCCATTGTTGTTAGAGCTGAGAATCATCCAGTGGTGCCTGATCTCTCTCGAGACCGCTCCCATTTCCGGGAAGGAGTTTCATCCTCCTCTCGCCGTCGCGATCTTGTTTTCGTAGTCAATCCTCGAG GTGCTAATGGAAGAACTGGTCAAGAGTGGAATAGGTTAATTCCATTTCTGAGGTCTCGCCTTGAAAGTGACTGTAAT ATATGTGAATCTCTTACTTCAGGTCCATATCATGCGATGGACGTAACAAGGGAG GCTATTAGGGAAGGTGCTGATGCAGTGATTGCAGTTGGAGGGGACGGTACTCTTCATGGG GTTGTGAATGGATTCTTTTGGGCTGGGAAACCTGTTACCAATCACAATAAAGAGGCTTCACGTACAACTGCGCTTGGT CTCATTCCCTTAGGGACTGGCTCTGATTTCGCAAGAACACTTGGATG GAATAATAATCCCCATGAAGCTGTTGAGCGCATTGGTAAAG GGCTAAGATCACCAGTAGATGTCGGTGTTATTAATGGAGAAAGTGGAGAACCTCATTACTTTATTAATGTTGCTGACCTTCACTT GAGTGCCAAGGCAGGTTATTATGCTTCAACATACAAGAGATTTGGAAAGTTATGCTATGTTTTTGGCGCTTTGCAGGCTTTTATGGGGCACCATAACCAGAACCTTAAAATCAAA ATCAATGATGGTGAGTGGAAAAAATATTCCCAAGTGACAGCCATTTGTATTGGGAATGCAAAATACTTTGGTGGCGGCATGAAAATTACTCCAAATGCAGATCCTAGCAATGGAAAGTTTGAG GTTGTGATTCTTCAAGATTTCAAGTGGTATGATTTTGTTTTGAAACTGCATAAGCTTTACAACGGGACACATTTGACAGTTAAAAATGTGCACTCCAGAAG CGTTCATTCTATTGAAGTAGAGGAAGTTTCGGGCAATGGCAACATTTTTGTTCAATCGGATGGGGAACACTTGGGCTTCCTTCCTAGAAAGTTCAGCATTTTACCTGGCGCAATTGAGATAATATGCTGA
- the LOC139882465 gene encoding uncharacterized protein: protein MIIKNLRNFSKLIISLILLISLTYFIYSLQILTSFPSYSSSNQSPNIYPFHQSQPIPESKTNLSHIVFGIAGSAQLWNHRKNYVKVWWRPNQMRGAVWLDKELNNKTSIVDDDHSLPQIKISSDVTTKFKSRNLIAIRISRIVLETFKLGFHDVRWFVMGDDDTVFIIDNLVRVLAKYDHNQLYYIGSSSESHAQNIHFNFGMAYGGGGFAISYPLAKVLETKLGNCIRTYPNLVTSDSLIHACMAEIGVPLTREPGFHQIDVYGNILGLLMAHPIQPFISLHHLDKVNPIFPNMDRIKSLQKLQIPAKLDSAGLMQQSICYDKANSWTVSVSWGYAVQIIRGIVPARDMEIPERTFLDWRKRADIKGYSINTRPSSRNPCQRPFFYHLSNASFDSKTNRTASEYVSHQLGNPKCNWRMDDSSMIDRVQVYKVPDPFLWDKPPRRNCCRVMPAKKKGTMVIDVGPCIADEIINV from the exons ATGATCATAAAAAATTTGAGAAATTTCTCAAAGTTAATTATTTCGTTGATCCTCTTAATTTCTCTAACTTATTTCATCTACTCTCTCCAGATCTTAACGAGTTTTCCTTCTTATTCTTCCTCAAATCAATCACCAAACATCTATCCGTTTCACCAATCACAACCCATACCCGAATCTAAAACAAACTTAAGCCACATTGTTTTCGGAATCGCTGGCTCTGCGCAACTATGGAACCATAGAAAAAACTACGTCAAGGTCTGGTGGAGACCAAACCAAATGAGAGGAGCTGTTTGGTTAGATAAAGAATTAAACAACAAAACCTCAATCGTCGACGATGACCATTCATTGCCACAGATTAAAATCTCGAGTGACGTTACAACGAAGTTCAAGTCTAGAAATCTAATAGCTATTAGGATTTCTAGGATTGTATTGGAGACATTTAAACTAGGGTTTCATGATGTGAGATGGTTTGTGATGGGAGATGATGATACGGTTTTTATCATTGATAATTTAGTTAGGGTTTTAGCGAAGTACGATCATAATCAACTTTATTATATTGGGAGTTCGTCAGAGAGTCATGCACAGAATATTCATTTTAATTTTGGTATGGCATATGGTGGGGGAGGTTTTGCTATAAGTTATCCATTGGCAAAAGTTCTTGAGACAAAATTAGGTAACTGTATACGAACGTACCCTAATTTGGTTACCTCCGATAGTCTTATCCATGCTTGTATGGCGGAGATTGGCGTGCCTTTAACCAGAGAACCGGGGTTTCATCAG ATTGATGTATACGGCAACATTTTGGGCTTGTTGATGGCTCACCCAATACAACCATTCATCTCTCTTCACCATCTAGACAAAGTGAACCCCATTTTCCCCAACATGGACCGTATCAAATCCTTACAGAAACTTCAAATCCCAGCAAAGCTCGATTCGGCTGGACTCATGCAACAATCCATTTGCTACGACAAAGCCAATTCCTGGACCGTTTCGGTCTCATGGGGCTACGCGGTTCAAATAATCCGGGGCATAGTTCCGGCCAGGGATATGGAAATTCCGGAACGTACTTTCCTCGATTGGCGAAAGAGAGCAGACATTAAAGGCTATTCCATCAACACCAGACCCTCGAGCCGAAATCCTTGTCAGAGACCCTTCTTTTATCACTTGTCGAATGCCTCGTTCGACTCCAAGACGAATCGGACGGCTAGCGAATACGTCAGCCATCAATTAGGAAACCCGAAATGTAATTGGAGGATGGATGACTCTTCTATGATTGATAGAGTCCAGGTTTATAAGGTTCCTGATCCTTTCTTGTGGGACAAG CCGCCGAGAAGGAATTGTTGTAGGGTTATGCCGGCAAAGAAGAAAGGCACGATGGTGATTGATGTCGGACCTTGTATAGCAGATGAAATCATTAATGTATAG
- the LOC139882467 gene encoding LOW QUALITY PROTEIN: GDSL esterase/lipase At2g30220-like (The sequence of the model RefSeq protein was modified relative to this genomic sequence to represent the inferred CDS: inserted 1 base in 1 codon) yields MSMLDKSKSSTLPRFSAIFLFGDSSVDTGNNNYIPTIAKANRYPYGKDFSGHNPTGRFSNGRLVPDYAASFLKIKEEVPPFLAPGLSDYDIRTGVCFASGGSGFDNLTAHISHVIPMAKQIDMFKNYLVRLDEIVGKEEAKKIISNSFVVVSAGTNDFAIDFYDLPIRQAKFNINEYXDFILRKLQAFVESLYELGCRNMVVAGLPPIGCLPFQMTAKLEIPIRRCLEEQNSDAKAYNNKLINRLSQMQAKLKGSRILYADIYKSLNELIQNPVKHGFVETKRGCCGSGLVEVAQLCNEHSNLCANVSEFVFFDSIHPTEAACKYMAKSLEKDLLAQFYGQ; encoded by the exons ATGTCCATGCTAGACAAGAGCAAATCCTCGACTCTGCCAAGATTTTCAGCAATATTCTTGTTTGGTGATTCATCAGTGGATACTGGAAACAACAATTATATTCCTACGATAGCAAAAGCCAACAGGTACCCTTATGGTAAGGATTTCTCAGGACATAATCCTACAGGGAGGTTCTCTAATGGCAGGCTAGTTCCCGATTATGCGGCGTCATTTCTTAAAATCAAAGAAGAAGTTCCTCCTTTCCTAGCTCCCGGTTTATCCGATTACGATATCCGGACAGGGGTTTGCTTTGCCTCGGGGGGGAGTGGTTTTGATAATTTGACTGCTCATATATCTCATGTGATTCCAATGGCCAAACAAATCGACATGTTTAAGAATTATTTAGTCAGGCTTGATGAAATTGTTGGAAAAGAAGAAGCAAAGAAGATTATATCAAATTCTTTTGTGGTTGTTTCTGCCGGGACTAATGATTTTGCTATTGATTTCTATGATTTGCCCATTAGGCAAGCGAAATTCAATATAAACGAGT CAGACTTCATTCTTAGGAAGTTACAAGCTTTTGTTGAG AGTTTATATGAGCTTGGATGCCGTAATATGGTGGTCGCCGGTCTACCACCAATAGGATGCCTGCCATTTCAGATGACTGCGAAGCTTGAGATTCCGATTCGAAGATGTTTGGAGGAGCAAAACTCCGATGCAAAGGCCTATAATAACAAACTTATTAACCGGTTATCTCAAATGCAAGCTAAGCTAAAGGGGAGCAGAATTTTGTATGCAGATATTTACAAGTCTCTTAATGAATTGATACAGAATCCTGTAAAACATG GATTTGTAGAAACTAAAAGAGGGTGTTGCGGAAGTGGACTGGTAGAAGTAGCACAACTATGCAATGAACACAGCAATTTATGTGCTAATGTATCAGAGTTTGTATTCTTTGACAGCATTCATCCTACAGAAGCTGCTTGCAAATACATGGCAAAATCCTTGGAGAAAGACTTGTTGGCACAATTTTATGGTCAATGA
- the LOC139882464 gene encoding probable serine/threonine-protein kinase At1g01540, with protein sequence MSIYDAAFINAELSKRTSIFGLRLWVVIGILLGSVIVIALFLLSLCLTSRRKNHGVAKPQSNAVPVSKEIQEIVTHHQQQPHAAAAAPVADIQVDIGKIEHRVVYSDKLPPLISSSGNTVSGESRGTVWSETASFGGGSGSVGPEVSHLGWGRWYTLRELEEATGAFVDENVIGEGGYGIVYHGVLSDGTRVAVKNLLNNRGQAEREFKAEVEVIGRVRHKNLVRLLGYCVEGAHRMLVYEYVDNGNLEQWLHGDVGDVSPLTWEIRMNIILGTAKGLAYLHEGLEPKVVHRDVKSSNILLDRLWQPKVSDFSLAKLLCSERSYVTTRVMGTFGYVAPEYACTGMLTDKSDVYSLGVLIMEIITGRNPVDYSRPKGEVNLVEWLKTMVGDRRSEEVVDPKMPQMPSPKPLKRLLLVALRCVDPDATKRPKMGHVLHMLEADEFLYRDGQRSGKESSHSRHNNGKSDGAPKLVEKQWGEGTSTEGDIDRNNDHLARWR encoded by the exons ATGTCTATATACGACGCCGCATTTATAAACGCGGAGCTTTCAAAACGGACATCGATCTTCGGCCTCCGATTATGGGTTGTGATCGGTATCTTATTGGGCTCAGTTATAGTCATCGCTCTCTTCCTCCTCTCTCTCTGCTTGACTTCGCGCCGCAAAAACCACGGTGTTGCCAAACCTCAATCCAACGCCGTTCCGGTCTCCAAAGAGATCCAGGAAATCGTCACCCATCATCAACAACAGCCGCATGCGGCGGCGGCAGCTCCCGTGGCGGATATTCAAGTGGATATTGGTAAAATCGAACACCGAGTCGTTTACTCCGATAAGCTCCCGCCGCTGATTTCATCTTCCGGGAATACTGTGAGTGGGGAGAGCAGAGGTACGGTGTGGAGTGAGACGGCGTCGTTTGGTGGTGGGAGTGGCAGTGTTGGGCCTGAAGTGTCGCATCTTGGGTGGGGTCGGTGGTATACTTTGAGAGAGCTTGAGGAGGCTACCGGAGCTTTCGTTGATGAGAATGTGATTGGTGAAGGTGGCTATGGAATCGTGTACCATGGAGTTTTGAGTGATGGTACTAGAGTTGCTGTTAAGAACTTGTTGAATAACAG GGGTCAAGCTGAGAGGGAATTTAAAGCGGAGGTGGAAGTAATCGGACGTGTGAGACACAAGAATCTTGTCAGGTTGCTTGGATACTGTGTCGAGGGGGCACATAGGATGCTTGTATACGAGTACGTCGACAATGGAAATCTTGAACAATGGCTTCATGGTGATGTTGGAGATGTTAGCCCTCTTACATGGGAAATCCGAATGAATATCATATTAGGAACAGCTAAAGG ATTGGCTTATCTTCATGAAGGTCTTGAACCCAAAGTTGTACATCGAGATGTAAAATCAAGCAACATACTCCTTGATCGTCTATGGCAACCTAAAGTTTCTGATTTTAGCCTAGCCAAGCTTTTATGTTCCGAGAGAAGTTATGTGACAACTCGTGTGATGGGAACATTCGG ATATGTTGCACCAGAATATGCATGCACTGGGATGCTGACTGATAAAAGTGATGTATATAGCCTTGGTGTACTTATTATGGAGATAATCACTGGGAGGAATCCCGTTGATTATAGTCGACCTAAGGGGGAG GTGAATTTGGTGGAATGGTTGAAAACAATGGTCGGAGATCGGAGATCTGAGGAAGTTGTCGATCCAAAAATGCCACAGATGCCTTCTCCAAAACCACTTAAGCGGCTGCTATTGGTTGCCCTTCGCTGTGTTGATCCTGATGCAACCAAGAGGCCCAAAATGGGACATGTTCTCCACATGCTAGAGGCAGATGAATTCCTATACCGAGAT GGACAACGAAGTGGAAAAGAAAGTTCGCATTCACGGCACAATAATGGAAAGAGTGATGGTGCCCCAAAACTGGTTGAAAAACAATGGGGTGAGGGTACTTCTACCGAAGGCGATATTGATAGAAATAATGATCATCTTGCTAGGTGGAGATAG
- the LOC139882463 gene encoding LOW QUALITY PROTEIN: large ribosomal subunit protein uL5c-like (The sequence of the model RefSeq protein was modified relative to this genomic sequence to represent the inferred CDS: inserted 1 base in 1 codon; deleted 2 bases in 1 codon) produces MASPSLLHSSTSSFHGQFLSPFQAPSLNVLINPRIGTGLCVKAMSEAVLVEKSESEKSESAKPTYLEKIIPLLKQEFNYTNIHQVPKVDKIVVNCGIGEAASNAKGLDAAMNDLALITGQRPIKTRARNSVATFKIREGQPLGIAVTLRGDMMYAFLDRLINLGLPRTRDFQGVNAYSFDGHXNYSVGISDQGVFPEIRADILGKPRGMDVCITTTANTDQEGQKLLALMGMPFREGSSSGGVVRKKKLKSHHFDKKGRGGRR; encoded by the exons ATGGCAAGTCCATCGCTCTTACACTCGTCAACTTCGTCATTTCACGGTCAATTCCTTTCTCCGTTTCAAGCTCCATCTCTCAATGTGCTAATTAACCCTAGAATTGGAACTGGGTTGTGCGTAAAGGCCATGTCCGAAGCTGTGTTGGTAGAAAAGTCTGAGTCAGAGAAAAGTGAATCGGCT AAGCCTACTTACCTGGAAAAAATCATCCCTTTGCTCAAACAAGAGTTCAATTACACCAATATTCACCAG GTCCCGAAGGTTGACAAAATTGTAGTGAATTGTGGTATTGGTGAGGCTGCTTCAAATGCTAAGGGTTTGGATGCCGCAATGAACGACTTGGCACTTATCACTGGGCAAAGACCCATTAAAACACGAGCCAGGAATTCCGTCGCCACATTCAAGATTAGGGAAGGTCAACCTCTTGGGATTGCCGTAACACTTAGAGGAGAT ATGATGTATGCATTCCTGGACCGGCTCATAAACTTGGGGCTTCCTCGTACAAGAGATTTCCAAGGCGTAAATGCATATAGCTTTGACGGAC GGAATTACAGCGTTGGAATTAGCGATCAAGGTGTGTTTCCAGAGATCAGGGCCGATATTCTTGGTAAGCCAAGAGGAATGGATGTTTGCATAACAACAACAGCTAATACCGATCAAGAAGGCCAGAAGCTATTGGCTCTCATGGGAATGCCATTTAGAGAGGGTAGTAGTTCTGGTGGTGTCGTACGTAAGAAGAAGCTCAAGAGTCACCATTTCGATAAAAAGGGTAGAGGTGGTCGGAGATAA
- the LOC139882477 gene encoding gibberellin 20-oxidase-like protein: MSELGEQTSLQLPILDVSQPLDNLSLSSLAQGCKKWGFFFITNHGVSKDLYDRISLLSKQAFSLPSETKLQLSPISYVPHFIASPFFESFRISGPDFFDSARSSADTLFDHQSHDFSALMQEYCNKMTELSKKITEILLMCLGEGFNSKFLESEFKNCHGYLRIINYSPPEILENDVEGLGMHTDISCLTVLYPDKIGQLQVKSTEGNWTVVNFREDAMVVNIGDMLQAWSNDELRSSEHRVVLNQPLNRFSLAFFWCFEDDKVISAPDEVVGSELLGNRRVYKPFLCKEYTRFRETREKGKFEKIGYTVKDFAKS; this comes from the exons ATGTCTGAATTGGGCGAGCAAACATCTCTACAACTTCCGATTTTAGATGTTTCTCAGCCATTGGATAATCTGTCTCTATCTTCTTTAGCACAAGGATGTAAGAAATGGGGATTCTTCTTTATCACCAATCATGGTGTTTCGAAAGATCTCTATGACAGAATCAGTTTGCTTTCCAAACAAGCATTTAGTCTTCCTTCCGAAACTAAACTTCAACTCTCTCCAATTTCTTATGTCCCTCATTTCATAGCCTCTCCTTTCTTTGAGAGTTTCCGAATTTCCGGCCCGGACTTCTTCGACTCTGCTCGGAGTTCTGCAGATACCCTTTTTGACCACCAGAGTCATGATTTCAG TGCGCTAATGCAGGAATACTGCAACAAAATGACAGAATTGTCCAAAAAAATCACAGAAATTCTATTGATGTGTTTGGGGGAAGGATTTAATTCCAAATTCTTAGAATCCGAATTCAAGAACTGCCATGGATATTTACGAATCATAAATTACTCGCCCCCGGAAATTCTGGAAAATGACGTTGAAGGCCTAGGAATGCACACCGATATCAGTTGCCTAACGGTCCTTTACCCTGATAAAATAGGCCAACTCCAAGTGAAATCGACGGAAGGAAATTGGACGGTGGTGAATTTCCGTGAAGACGCTATGGTGGTTAACATTGGAGACATGTTGCAAGCTTGGAGCAATGACGAGTTAAGATCATCAGAGCATAGAGTTGTACTAAACCAGCCCCTGAATAGATTTTCATTGGCCTTCTTCTGGTGCTTCGAGGACGATAAGGTAATTTCAGCTCCGGATGAAGTAGTAGGATCAGAATTATTAGGAAATAGAAGGGTATACAAGCCTTTTCTTTGTAAGGAGTATACGAGATTCAGGGAGACTCGTGAAAAGGGGAAATTTGAAAAAATTGGATATACTGTCAAGGATTTTGCAAAATCCTAA